The genomic window CCGCTTTTCGGAAGCAGGTGCTGCGGGAGCGGCAGTTATTCTGGCGCCGTTCACTGCTGTTGTAGTCTTTCGAACATGCTGCCCAATCTTAAGGCCATCGTCCGTTTGATGAGATAGTCAGATGACGGAGCGTTTACTTGCTGGTCTCGCAGAACTGTTCGGGCGCGCGTCGCTAACAAGCACCGCAGCCGCTCATCCGTGGTCCATTCGGTGCCATTTTCACGTCGTCGTTCCTTACCCACCTCTTGAACAGGCTCTGTCTCGTCCTCTCGTTGAGGTCCGGACCGAGAGTTGCGTCTTTGACATCAAATGAAGTCACCTGGATTCGAGAAACAGGAATATCGCTCCGAAATTTCACTGGAAGTACGGTTTCAACTCACCACCAGCAAAACGTATGCCAGCGAGCGCGCCGATGGTGCGGTGCCAACATGTGACTGCAAGGTCCAGTGTTGCCTTCGAGCTATTCGGTTGTAGCCCAGCGAGCAGATTGAGTTCCGGGAAGGTCTTGCTGGTATCTGCAAGAGGGCTTCGGACCTGATAGCGACATTAGTTTCGATCAGGGGAGATGCACCCGGCAGCAACTTCTCGCGTGAGTCTGCGTGAAGACACAGGCGCCGGAAATCGCCGCGAGCATTCGCTCGCAGAGATGGTGACTGTGCCAGCAGGCTCAAGAAATTCCATTCCGCGCCACCCCTTACAATCGCATCCAAGGAGCGGATTTGGGAGCTCGGAGTGCGATCCAATCGGGATCCGACAACGAGTGCTCAACTTCAAAATTGAACAGAGGGATCAAATATTCCCGGATGATAATTGGGACGTGAGGTTCATTAGCCTCGTCCTCGGTCAACTGCTTAGTTTGTCTGAACGTCGCCTGAGCCAGCTCCCTGCTTCCGAAAGAGAACCTAACATCGCCGAAAAGGAATAGTCCGCAAGGCTTCAATAACCGTACTGCTGCGATTGCAGCCGCAAAATCTACATAGAGTGAATGATCACCATCGAGATAAATGATGTCGAACCTCTCGTAATGCCTTGCGAGCCTGACCAGGTTGAACAAGTACGTTCCTAGGTGGTTTCCCCAAAATCTGATGTTGCGATTCACGATGCCCGCGGCGCTCAGTCGGGCTCGCCTTTCAGCGCAGACGTGCTCGAAGTCCAAACCAACATAGTTGATGCCAAGGTCGTCAATAGTATTGAATCTCTCTTGCCTGAACGAGCGCCCTATACCAATCTCGAGAAAGTGGCATCCAGGGTTTTGTCGAAGAATGTGGAGCAGGCGATTCTCAACGAACTTCCGGTACGCTCGGTAGTTGACGGGAAAGGGATGGCTGTCGTTAAATAAAAAGTCGAGACAGTTATCGTTCATCAGTCATCTCCCGGTTGCTGTCCTTTGAGGATGGCCTGCCTGCTCTAGGACATCCAATTCCCGAATCGAGAACGTCGACTAACAGCACAATCGGCGGGGTCAACTTAGTTCATAGCGTGCTGGTGCGCGAGCTGCTGACCCGTGGCATCGTACGCCGGGGTCTTATCGCGGCTGATGCGGTATCTCCGTCTAAGTTTCCAGCCTCCCGCACCAACAATAGGGCACGAGGATGCCAGTCGTTCTTCATGGTCTATATAGGTGCCTAGCCTAAACCAAGTTAATCAATAGTGCGTTCCGGATGGGCCTCTCCCATCAGTGATCGAGCCTTCCAGGAGCTACACGGAAAGCGACGCTATCCACCAAAAAGGATCTCAGAACCGTCTGTCGCATCTGCGTAGGTCAGGTCAGGAATCGAGTTGCTAAGACACGGAGGAAAGCTGTCTCTAAGGGAGCTTTTCGGCCAATAATTGTAACATCATGAGCAGGCACGCGGGTATGGAGGGCGGCCGAGACGAAACAAGCGGTGGTGGATCCATCACAGTGCGGGTCCGAAGGGGGCTGACTCATCAAAGAACGGGTCGACAGAAAGAACTCTGTAGATCGGATATGCAGTGTTGCGACCTACCATCCGGATCTGCCACCCTTCCCAAGCTCATTTCGCTGCGCAATCCGGGGCGGGCAACTCAACGTTCCGCAGCAGCGCCGTGGATGAGATTCCAGAGTATCGACCGATTTCTTGCGATTGCCAGTTGCTCAGCTAAGACCAACAGCAGGATCTGGACCTCGAACCTGCAACAAACGAGATGCCAGCGGCCACACTGTCGCTCTCGTACACGCTTGGGGAGTCTAGAAGACCCACCGGGAGTATCAACCCCGCGTCGCGAGCTAGGCTGCTTTGCTTTTCGAGCATGTCTCGGGCGCCTGGCTTCCGAGGAAAGCTCGTCAGCTAGGGCTATGGTGCGGCTCTTCAAATTAGTTCAGGGTGAGACCGAGCCGAGCGAGAAGCGTAATGCCACCGAGTGGGGGTGTACATACAATTCGCCTCCTACACTGTAGCATTTGAGCCAGCCATCGGGGACGGCAACAGCCTCAAGGCTTTTGAAAATTGGCAGATTGGTGCTCTTCGCCAAATATGCGTCTTACCGTCCTCTCGTCTCGCTGCTCGCTACTCAGAGCGAGAGCCTCAGCCGAAGACGATTCAGCCCGCCCATTGTGCTCCGCGCAGACAACGATGATCCGTGCGAGCGCTATCAAAGTGGCGTACCGGCGTGTGACGGGCGCGCACCGTATTCCGTGAGTGGCATGAGGCTTGCTGGATGATGGGCGGGCCCAAGGTCTCGGAATTCCGATGACTGCTCCTTGAGTCTTGAAGTCACTAAGCTGCGGCTAGGAGTCCAGACGTTTTACCTGGCCGTGACAGGTCAGCCTCTCAAAGGGAGAAGATGCATGAATTCCGAGGTGTTTATCACCTGCGCACTCACGGGCAGCGGGGGAAAACCGGACACCACGAATGTGCCGATAACCCCAGAGCAGATCGCTGACTCTGCGATCGCTGCAGCTCGGGCCGGCGCGGCTGTGGTGCACATCCACGTGCGCGATCCCGAGACGGGGCAGGGTTCGCGTGATCCGCTGCTGTATCGAGAAGTGGTGCGGCGCATTCAAATGTCGAATGTAAATCCGGTGATCAACCTGACTACCGGGATGGGATGCGGTCTCGTGCTGGGTGGGCCCGAGTCTCCGCTGCCGCCGGCGGCCGGAACGGACATGGCGGGTGCGCTTGAGCGTTTGGTGCACGTCGAAGAGTTGCGCCCTGAGATCTGTACCTTGGATTGCGGCACCCTAAATTACGGCACTCGCGACGAGTTGATCGTAGTCAATACGCCCGCGACGGTACGAGAAATGGCCGCACGCCTACAGAAGATTGGAGTACGTCCTGAGCTAGAGGTGTTTGACACCGGCGATCTCGTGCTAGTCGAGGAGTTGATCAAAGAGGGCTTGATTGACGATCCGCCAATGATCCAACTGTGCATGGGAATTCCTTATGGAGCGCCATGCGATCCGGTCACATTGATGGCGATGGTAAACCGCTTGCCGCCGCGCGCTATTTACTCTGCCTTTTCGATTGGACGAATGCAGTTCCCGTACGCCGCGTTAGCTCCGTTCTTCGGCGCAAATGTACGGGTAGGGTTAGAGGACAACCTTTACCTCTCCCGTGGGCGGCTCGCGACCAACGCCGAACTCGTACAGCGCGCAGTCGAAATACTCGAACGTATCGGTGTACGAGTAATGAGCTCGGATCAGGTTCGCGAAAAGCTCGCGCTCACAGGTGGTAGAAGCCGATCTTCAACTCCGGCAGATCAGAAGTGACCGGCCTGCTGCGCATTGTTTCCCGCGAGCGGCAACATGGCGCTCGCGCCTGGGGCAGGGGGCCGCGACGGCGCTCCTTGATGACCAAAAGCTCCGGTTGGCTTCAACAACTCAACACACATCACCCGTTTGGATAACTATGATGGGCCATATGCCGATCGTGCATGTTGCCGTCGGTGGCCTGCCTTGGTCGAGAATCGTAATGGACGAATATCGATCGAAGTTCCATCGGTAGCACAGGAAGAAATGCATCTCAGAACTGAACTGTTGGCGATGCCATCTGCGTGCTCACAAGCTCTTCCTCCGGAGGACGAACGATTCTCATCTTCCCAGGCCCATGCACATCTGGATGGGAATCCATCCGAGAAGAATCCGCTCCAGCCAAACTCAGCAGCGGATGCACACCGGAATGTCTGGTATCGGCGATACAGCTATGTAGGTTTACGGATTTTTGTGGCGCCAAGCGTCTAGACTGTAAGATCCGGATTGAACGCGGAAAAAGGAGGATTGATGTCGAAGAATCCATTGTGCGCGATCATAACGGGTTCTGCGTCAGGACTTGGAGCGGCGACCGCAGCCCTCTGGGCCAGAGGCGGGGCCCGCATCGTGGTGAACTATTCTCAGAGCCAGAAGGAAGCCGATGCCACCGCCGAGGCGTGCCGGAAGGCGGGCGCAGCCGAGGTGTTGGTTGTGCAGGGCGATGTCTCGCGCGATGATGATTGTCGTAAGGTCGTCGCGGCGGCGGCCAGTTGGGGGCGGCTCGACGTGCTCGTCAACAATGCTGCTACGACGAAGCATGTGCCGCATCACGATCTCGCCGGACTCTCGGCGGAAGAGTTTCAACGCATCTATGCCGTCAATACGATCGGTGCATTCCAAATGATCCGTGCGGCGCGCTCGCTGCTCGAAGCGGGCGCTAAGGTTAGCAAGCGCTCGGCCGCAATTGTGAACGTCTCCTCGGTCGCAGCTATCAGCGGTCCGAGCTCATCGATCGCATACTCGGCAAGCAAGGGCGCGCTGAATGCCATGACACGGCCACTAGCAAGGGCGCTAGCACCTTCTATTCGCGTCAACACAATTTGTCCGGACTATATTGACACGCCGTGGTTCACAAAAGCGCGTGGCGAGACGGCTGCCCGGGAAGTGCGCGATGCCGTCGAGGCGAGCTCCCCCCTCAAGCTTGTGTCCACAGCAGAAGATATAGCGCATCTGGTCTGCTTCCTCGCTAGCCCGGAATCCAGCAGCATGACGGGAGAATGCGTGCGTATCGATGCCGGCTTACATCTGATCACCTGAATCTTTTGATGTTCCGTCTATCACGTCAGCCTGTGTTCCACGCGTAGTCATCAGCTCGCGCCAAAGGCGGTTGCGATGAACCGCGCAATGTCGCACGCTCAGGACCAGGTATGCCAGATAGATAGCATGCCATCGGCACTGCCGTCATGACTCGTAATTCATTTGGTTGAAAGCAATTACCGCACAGGCGGCTGCGTCGAGAGCCGCTGTGAATATAGGAGACCTCAGCCTCGTGGGATTTCCCTACGAGAATCAAGATGAGCGGAAAGCCTCTCGGAAGGATCCCCCGCACTCTGGGAGAAGTGATGCAAATCTCTTGGAACGAGAGGCCGCCATTTGTCAGACGATGTAGATAAGCAGGCCATAGGAGGCAGCGTCGCCGAAAGGACTGCGCACATCTCAGGCCCTGCCTATTCGACTTGGTAGCTGCACAGTCCAGGCCGTGCCGACTAATTTGCTTTGGCGAGGACCGCACGACGATCTCGAGCATGTGGTCTTCGAGCGGCTTAAGTCGGTGTTTCTTCGAGGCTGCTGGAACTTGCCTCCGTTCTCTTGAGGACGATCATGCGGATCGAACGTTGTCGGAATACTCTTAGCTACCGCACGGTGTCGCTGCGATCGTCTCCATGAGACCATGGGTACCAACACAAAAGGCCCTGTATAGCGGCTCTCGAGACGCGCCATTGTAGAGTCAAAAAGATAAAATCCGGGACCGGCGATGTCTGCAGTTTCGGTGTTCGGGTAGCATGGGGGCCGTCATGGGCGTGTTATCGGATTTTCGTGTCCTCGAGATTGGGAGCTCAGCTGCAACCAGCTATTGTGCTCGGTTGCTGGCCGATTTTGGCGCAGATGTGCAGAAACTTGAGCCCCCAGCAGGAGACCCGCTTCGCAATAGTGCGCCATTCACGCCCGGTGGTCATAGCGCGTGGTTCGCATTTCTGAATTTCAATAAGTCAAGCATCATGATCGATGCAAACGAGTTGGACGCGATAGAACGTTTGACCGCGTTGATCGAGGACTGCGACATTCTGGTGGATGGCCGAGATGTCGATCCTGCTGGTTGCCCCGCGATTGACGTGGTCGCCATCCGGCAGCGCTGCCCAGGTTTAATCTATCTCAGCGCGAGCTGGTTCGGCAGCGAAGGGCCTTATGCCGGATACGCAGCAACCGATTCGACTGTCCGAGCGCTGGCAGGCCTTGTTAAGCTGGTCGGCCCGGCCGAAGGCCCGCCATCGCACGCGCCGGATTTCCAGACAGGCATTCTAGCCGGGCTTTGGGGGTTCATCGCCGCGGCTTCTTCGGCGTTTGCGCGAATGGAGCGCGGGTCAGGGCGGTCGTGGTCGCTTAGTATTTTCGAATCAAGCATCGCGCTTTGCGATTATGTCATGTTCGAGCAGGTTTCGACCTGCGACATGACACGCCGGATTGGCATCAATCGCTTTTGGCCCACCTTTCCGGCCGGAATTTACGAAACCAAGAACGGTTTACTCGGGGTTACGACAGGTACGCCAGCGCAATGGCGAGCGTTTTGCGACATGCTCGGCCTCTCCGAATTGGGCGACGATTTGGGGCTGGCACACAGCGCTGATCGTCTGCGCCACGTGGAGCGGCTTGAACGACAATTCGTTCCACGCCTAAAAGCGAGGACAGCGCAGGACTGGTTTGCGGAGGGACTGAAGCGGAAAATTCCCATCGTTCCGGTACCGGAAATAGCGGATCTGCTTGAGGACCCGGAGAAGAGAAAGCGGGGCGCAATCGTGCCGATCCTGTTTGGCCGAGAGGAGGCTCTTGCGCCCGGATCGATGCAACGCTTGACGTTGACGCCGCCCCGCCGAGGAGGAAGGGTGCCGGCTTGCGGCGAACAGCAGGATAACCCTTCCTCCTGCAAGCGGTTGAGCCGCGTGGCCTCGGCGCTGGTCGGTCCCAGCGGGTCCGACACGCTGCCCTTGCAGGGGATTCGTGTCATCGACTTCTCGATGGGGTGGGCGGGGCCGCTGTGTACCCGTATTCTGGCTGACCTCGGAGCGGACGTGATCAAGATCGAAGCCATCCAGTATCCGGACTGGTGGCGCGGGGTTGACCGAGGATCTGTTTATGTCGACGCGCACATGTACGAAAAGGCGCCGGTGTTCTGTGTGATGAATCGCAACAAGCGCGGTATCACGCTCGACCTGACGCGGAGCCAAGGACGCGCTCTCGCCAAGCGGCTCTTGGCGGGTGCCGATATCGTTGTCGACAATTATTCAGTCGACGTATTGCCCAAGCTTGGGCTTGGCTTTGACGTGCTTAGAACGCTCAACCCTCGGCTCGTCATGATGTCAATGTCAGGCTTTGGGACCGACAGCGCTCATCGCAATTGCCGGGCTTACGGCTCTACGCTCGAACAGGGCTCGGGCTTGCCGAGGGTGGTGGGAAAGTCAGACGGCCCCCCAGTGATGAGCCACATCGCCTTTGGCGATGCCGTCGGGGGATTGAATGGCTGCGCTGCTGTTCTGGTTGCACTGGTTCACGCCCGTACAAATGGGGAGGGCCAGTTCATTGATCTTGCACAGATCGAGTGCATGATGCCGTTCGCGGCGCCATGGATCATTGTCCAATCGATCAGTCGTACGCCACCTCGAAAGTATGGCAATCGACATCCGCAATTCGTACCACATGGCTGCTTCCGATGTGCAGGTGAAGATAACTGGATCATGATCGCTGTGACCAGCGCAGATATGTGGCAGAACCTTGCCGTAGTCATTGGTCGACCTGACTGGGCCACAGACGCTTCACTGATGTCCGCGGAAGCGCGGCGCGGCATCGAAGATGTGATCGAGGCTAGTATCGAAGCCTGGACGTCCACCCGCGATGCAGATCAGGCTATGGCTGAGTTGCAAGCGGCAAATGTAGCTGCAGGCGTGGCCCGCCTGCCAATTGACCTGCTCAAAGATCGACATCTCCGCTCGCGCGCGTTTATGCAGGAAGTGGAGCGCGCCTTCGTTGGGTTGCACCCGCAGCCCTCGATGCCAATTCGCGAAGGAGAAGGACCGTATCCGATCCGTTCAGCGGCGCCGACGCTCGGGGAACATAACAAAGAGATACTATCGGGGCTTCTGGGACTGTCGGATGCCGAAATAGCGCAATTGACGAGCGAGGGCATCATCGGCACGAAAATGCTCTCCGAAGACGAGCTCGCTAGAACAAAGAGAAAGCGCAGTGCGTCAGGCTGATAAAGCTGCATTTCGCTCAGATTGGAAGAAGACATCCAGGGGATCATAGTGCCACATTCGAGCTGCCATGTCGAAGCCTGGAAGTGGAATGCTGGTCGGCTGACGATCAGCCGCGCAAATAAGGGGCTTCACTCTAGAGCCGGCGAGACCTTGTATGCAAAGGACAAAGGACTCCTGTTGCCATGATGGATTGCTATTGTCCATCTGCGGGCTGACATCTTCGAACATCTTTGGGGAGTGGGCAGTTGTCATGGAAGGAGCATACCGTTCGAGCGCTATGGTTGAATTCTCCGTGCAGTCGAATCCCGTAGCGTCGATCGTTTTCGTTGGCAGAAATCGTCGTGGCAACTGGGTTGCCCGAGAACAGAACGGCATGTTCGGTGGCTTGTTCGTTAACCGCGATCAAGCGTTGAAATACGCTCTTTCCGAGAATGGCAATCATCCAGAAGCGGTCATTGAGAGTTCGCGCGAAATTGAACTCGATGTCCACACCAATCCGCAGATTGCCGGCAAGTGGCCTAGAAGCTGTTGGCGGGCACTAGTACGGGATAACCATCATGGGTGGTGCGGTAAAGGGAAAGCAGCATTTCGCTTTGCTATCGGATGGTTGGCATGGTCGAGATCATAACTTCGGGCGGTATCCGCCAGTCCTTGTTGATCTGGGGAAGAAGATTATGAAGATTAACTGCAATCCTTTGAAAGCGAGTGCTGCCGAGCAGGAGTCAAGACGTGTGCGGGCTCGGGTGTTCTCGTCGGTCTTCCCAGACGTCATAAATGCGATCCAATCCGACCGCCGTTAAAGCGTTAGAGGGAGGCCTTGCATGAATTTGGATATTGATTGCGATGGCACGCCACATGACGGCCCTGCCGCAGGACA from Bradyrhizobium zhanjiangense includes these protein-coding regions:
- a CDS encoding SDR family NAD(P)-dependent oxidoreductase, producing the protein MSKNPLCAIITGSASGLGAATAALWARGGARIVVNYSQSQKEADATAEACRKAGAAEVLVVQGDVSRDDDCRKVVAAAASWGRLDVLVNNAATTKHVPHHDLAGLSAEEFQRIYAVNTIGAFQMIRAARSLLEAGAKVSKRSAAIVNVSSVAAISGPSSSIAYSASKGALNAMTRPLARALAPSIRVNTICPDYIDTPWFTKARGETAAREVRDAVEASSPLKLVSTAEDIAHLVCFLASPESSSMTGECVRIDAGLHLIT
- a CDS encoding 3-keto-5-aminohexanoate cleavage protein; amino-acid sequence: MNSEVFITCALTGSGGKPDTTNVPITPEQIADSAIAAARAGAAVVHIHVRDPETGQGSRDPLLYREVVRRIQMSNVNPVINLTTGMGCGLVLGGPESPLPPAAGTDMAGALERLVHVEELRPEICTLDCGTLNYGTRDELIVVNTPATVREMAARLQKIGVRPELEVFDTGDLVLVEELIKEGLIDDPPMIQLCMGIPYGAPCDPVTLMAMVNRLPPRAIYSAFSIGRMQFPYAALAPFFGANVRVGLEDNLYLSRGRLATNAELVQRAVEILERIGVRVMSSDQVREKLALTGGRSRSSTPADQK
- a CDS encoding CaiB/BaiF CoA-transferase family protein, encoding MGVLSDFRVLEIGSSAATSYCARLLADFGADVQKLEPPAGDPLRNSAPFTPGGHSAWFAFLNFNKSSIMIDANELDAIERLTALIEDCDILVDGRDVDPAGCPAIDVVAIRQRCPGLIYLSASWFGSEGPYAGYAATDSTVRALAGLVKLVGPAEGPPSHAPDFQTGILAGLWGFIAAASSAFARMERGSGRSWSLSIFESSIALCDYVMFEQVSTCDMTRRIGINRFWPTFPAGIYETKNGLLGVTTGTPAQWRAFCDMLGLSELGDDLGLAHSADRLRHVERLERQFVPRLKARTAQDWFAEGLKRKIPIVPVPEIADLLEDPEKRKRGAIVPILFGREEALAPGSMQRLTLTPPRRGGRVPACGEQQDNPSSCKRLSRVASALVGPSGSDTLPLQGIRVIDFSMGWAGPLCTRILADLGADVIKIEAIQYPDWWRGVDRGSVYVDAHMYEKAPVFCVMNRNKRGITLDLTRSQGRALAKRLLAGADIVVDNYSVDVLPKLGLGFDVLRTLNPRLVMMSMSGFGTDSAHRNCRAYGSTLEQGSGLPRVVGKSDGPPVMSHIAFGDAVGGLNGCAAVLVALVHARTNGEGQFIDLAQIECMMPFAAPWIIVQSISRTPPRKYGNRHPQFVPHGCFRCAGEDNWIMIAVTSADMWQNLAVVIGRPDWATDASLMSAEARRGIEDVIEASIEAWTSTRDADQAMAELQAANVAAGVARLPIDLLKDRHLRSRAFMQEVERAFVGLHPQPSMPIREGEGPYPIRSAAPTLGEHNKEILSGLLGLSDAEIAQLTSEGIIGTKMLSEDELARTKRKRSASG